One part of the Clostridium thermosuccinogenes genome encodes these proteins:
- a CDS encoding helix-turn-helix domain-containing protein, whose product MNFTGLNTVEPCLISVANVNELNCPPPGASMGKRTVMNYELDYITWGEGYIVTDGQKIPAKKGSLFFRKPGMVVEGISPYHCYYVVFKMHRDDAGMKNGQRIEFPAVMNIDSHNYIEDLFFQLYNEYICQRDIGEFIIRTYLMQILLYMYRQWMSKSRFEMLGRSLRQNHNKILSVKEYIDRNVHQNFNLDELAEMSGLSRYFFCRTFKKILGESPINYVNRCKVNKAKRLLVETEKSIKEIQYECGFENESHFFKLFKRYVFVSPAVFRQQNTAWKT is encoded by the coding sequence ATGAATTTTACAGGCTTAAATACTGTAGAACCTTGCTTGATATCTGTTGCGAATGTCAATGAATTGAACTGCCCTCCGCCTGGAGCAAGCATGGGAAAAAGGACCGTCATGAATTACGAGTTGGACTATATAACCTGGGGTGAAGGCTATATTGTTACGGATGGGCAGAAGATTCCTGCCAAAAAGGGGAGTTTGTTTTTTAGAAAACCGGGTATGGTTGTTGAAGGCATTTCCCCCTATCATTGCTATTATGTTGTGTTTAAAATGCACAGGGACGATGCTGGCATGAAGAACGGGCAAAGGATTGAATTCCCAGCAGTCATGAATATTGACAGCCATAACTATATAGAAGACCTTTTTTTCCAATTATATAATGAATATATATGCCAGCGGGATATCGGGGAATTTATTATAAGGACATATCTGATGCAAATATTGCTTTATATGTATAGGCAGTGGATGTCGAAGAGCCGTTTTGAAATGCTTGGAAGGTCATTACGCCAGAACCATAACAAAATTCTGTCGGTAAAAGAATATATAGACAGGAATGTGCATCAAAATTTCAATTTGGATGAACTTGCAGAAATGTCCGGACTAAGCCGGTATTTCTTCTGTAGAACTTTCAAGAAGATACTGGGGGAGTCACCGATTAATTATGTCAATAGGTGCAAAGTTAATAAAGCCAAGAGGCTGCTTGTTGAAACAGAAAAAAGCATCAAGGAAATCCAGTATGAATGCGGTTTCGAAAATGAATCCCATTTCTTCAAGCTTTTTAAAAGATATGTGTTTGTGAGCCCGGCTGTATTCAGACAGCAGAACACGGCATGGAAAACCTGA
- a CDS encoding uroporphyrinogen decarboxylase family protein, which produces MSYEALTREQMISVIEGKGCASRIPMIYHFWTHADTFGERKQEAALLLDEYPNDALTIPFNMPAVFDAPEDDPEYRWVNFSDPYKDQNVALDAKTAITDWSLLDGVMENFPNPYYPGLFPHNPAENGKYRLGTFWYFYFERLWSLRGMTNSLMDFYTDPESVHRLFRGFTDFYKVVLERSKKELNLDGILTSDDIGTQTGPFFSLAIFREFFKPYYKEIIDKAHSLGMHFWLHACGNIELFLPDLIELGIDVIHPIQKYTMDEKKIAEKYGKDICIWAGFDVQQTIPYGTPDEVRKEVRFMIDTYFRPDGRLMLTAGNGITSDCKVESLEALLDETYHYGIEKVRDAKLL; this is translated from the coding sequence GTGAGTTATGAAGCATTGACCAGAGAACAGATGATATCTGTTATTGAAGGAAAGGGCTGTGCCAGCAGGATACCGATGATATACCATTTTTGGACGCATGCGGACACGTTCGGTGAAAGAAAACAGGAAGCAGCTCTTTTGCTGGACGAATATCCCAACGATGCTCTGACCATCCCCTTTAATATGCCAGCAGTGTTCGATGCCCCGGAAGATGATCCGGAATACAGATGGGTTAATTTTTCAGACCCATATAAAGACCAAAATGTGGCCCTCGATGCCAAAACAGCCATTACCGACTGGTCACTTCTGGATGGAGTAATGGAAAACTTTCCAAATCCTTATTATCCCGGATTATTTCCTCACAATCCTGCGGAAAATGGCAAATACAGGCTTGGCACCTTCTGGTATTTCTATTTTGAACGGCTCTGGTCCCTCCGCGGCATGACCAACTCCTTGATGGACTTTTATACAGACCCGGAAAGCGTACACAGGCTTTTCAGAGGATTTACCGATTTTTACAAGGTTGTGCTGGAGCGCTCAAAAAAGGAATTAAATCTGGACGGCATATTAACAAGCGACGATATAGGCACCCAGACAGGCCCCTTCTTTTCTCTTGCTATTTTTAGAGAGTTCTTCAAACCATATTACAAAGAAATAATCGATAAAGCCCATTCCCTCGGCATGCATTTCTGGCTGCATGCCTGCGGAAATATAGAGCTTTTCCTGCCGGACCTTATAGAGTTAGGCATTGATGTTATCCATCCCATCCAGAAATACACCATGGATGAAAAGAAAATAGCGGAAAAGTACGGCAAAGACATATGCATATGGGCAGGCTTTGATGTCCAGCAAACAATACCTTATGGAACACCCGATGAAGTAAGGAAAGAAGTAAGATTCATGATTGATACCTATTTCCGTCCCGATGGCAGATTAATGCTTACCGCCGGCAACGGCATCACAAGCGACTGCAAGGTTGAAAGCCTTGAAGCCCTTTTGGATGAAACCTACCATTATGGAATTGAAAAGGTAAGGGATGCAAAACTGCTGTAG
- a CDS encoding alpha-mannosidase, with amino-acid sequence MNEPQIKRMLQKLVRLEQTLEPYIFTRIGEVEVKRFETTEQYHKIPQDDSLFVDTAKGDTWGGEGVYCWFKGKLSLPDEYRGQSIYIMPKVGGYEGMLWVNGIPCGIFTSKYATTAISGNHYCCLLVDKFDPAREIDIALEFYAGHYVIGTQPFETEIKPDFRYTFDSIYTCLKNQDVLDFILDLRALNQMVEKMDPLSFRRADIINCLMEVHKTVYYSVENVEEEVWRSALKEARQIMKPVLEAQNAESAPFAGIVGHSHMDTAWLWHIPETVKKCARTYSNVISLMDQYPEYRFMQSSAYHTEIIRRNYPELFERIREKIAEGRYEPNGAVWVECDCNITSGESMIRQFVWGQKYTQKHFGYTSNCFWLPDTFGYSAAIPQIMKGCRVDYFLTTKISWNDTNRFPYETFYWEGIDGTRVFAHFNTTHCWPEPKALIEQLEGRGSGNYLQNKNVSKKRLVAYGFGDGGGGPEAKMIEMARRVKDLDGCPRAEHVNVGQFMTELEKECINPPVYKGELYLELHRATLTNQHRIKRNNRKAELALRDLEFLTVRKAVAEGAVAEDANIRPLMETLLVNQFHDILPGTCIAKAHDQCYSEMEDLLEKAGEMIDDTVSTTPEENALTVVNTLGFDRDEIIYIDGFQGKVPVDKNLIIQRVQNVHGKDQLCIANLHLPSMGARTIEFEEGEMPSDNGGSAFTYEGDVLTTPFAKVTFAADGTIESFIDTRVNRELRGKGLPLNTFLMAEDVPSSWDNWDIDADCQMKFKACAKLVKREVVSDGKVQFRIRSTYKLSEKSTIVQDMVFYSTTPRVDFETIIDWKDKHRFLKVDFDTTIMTNFARHEIQFGHSLKPTTRNNSLEQAMFEVLNHKFTDLSETRYGVALLNDCKYGISVEGSDMRLSLHKGGCRPDPRGDEGVHECVYSFLPHIGGFSAENVVLPAYSLNSRPIVKAGRADFESFAKVDSSNIIIETVKCCEENQRAFVMRLYESEGTFTRTKVTLDRVPVSVEITNMLEETLESMDAAQTFELVFRPFEIKTIKIGY; translated from the coding sequence ATGAACGAGCCGCAAATTAAACGCATGTTGCAAAAGCTTGTCCGCCTGGAACAGACCCTTGAACCTTACATTTTTACTCGCATTGGCGAGGTAGAGGTAAAAAGGTTTGAGACAACAGAGCAATATCATAAGATACCTCAGGATGACAGCCTTTTTGTGGATACAGCAAAGGGGGATACATGGGGAGGAGAAGGAGTTTACTGCTGGTTCAAAGGCAAACTCAGCCTTCCTGATGAGTATCGCGGGCAAAGCATCTACATAATGCCTAAAGTCGGAGGCTATGAGGGAATGCTGTGGGTAAACGGGATTCCCTGCGGAATATTTACCAGCAAATATGCCACTACAGCCATAAGCGGAAACCATTACTGCTGCTTGCTGGTGGATAAGTTTGATCCTGCCAGGGAAATAGATATAGCTCTGGAATTCTATGCGGGACATTATGTTATTGGAACGCAGCCCTTTGAAACAGAGATTAAACCTGATTTCCGCTATACCTTTGATTCTATTTACACCTGCCTGAAGAACCAGGATGTTCTGGACTTCATCCTGGATCTGCGCGCATTAAACCAAATGGTGGAAAAAATGGACCCTTTGAGTTTCAGGCGTGCTGACATCATAAACTGCCTTATGGAAGTGCATAAAACAGTTTATTATTCCGTTGAGAATGTGGAAGAGGAAGTATGGCGCTCTGCACTGAAAGAAGCAAGGCAGATCATGAAGCCGGTGCTGGAGGCCCAAAATGCGGAATCTGCTCCCTTTGCCGGCATTGTAGGCCATTCTCATATGGATACGGCATGGCTGTGGCATATTCCTGAAACTGTAAAAAAATGCGCGAGAACTTATTCCAATGTTATAAGCCTGATGGATCAATATCCTGAATACCGCTTCATGCAAAGCTCGGCTTATCATACTGAAATAATTCGCCGCAATTATCCTGAGCTGTTTGAAAGGATACGGGAAAAGATTGCAGAAGGCCGTTATGAGCCCAACGGAGCGGTATGGGTTGAATGTGATTGCAATATTACGTCCGGGGAATCCATGATCCGCCAGTTTGTCTGGGGCCAGAAATACACGCAGAAGCACTTCGGGTATACGTCCAATTGCTTCTGGCTGCCCGATACCTTCGGGTATAGTGCCGCCATTCCTCAGATCATGAAAGGCTGCCGGGTGGATTATTTCCTCACGACAAAAATATCCTGGAATGATACCAACAGATTTCCCTATGAGACTTTCTACTGGGAAGGAATAGACGGAACAAGGGTATTTGCGCATTTCAACACGACCCATTGCTGGCCTGAACCAAAAGCTCTTATTGAGCAGCTGGAGGGAAGGGGAAGCGGCAATTATCTTCAGAACAAGAATGTATCCAAAAAACGCCTGGTGGCTTATGGTTTCGGTGACGGGGGTGGTGGCCCGGAAGCGAAGATGATAGAGATGGCAAGGCGCGTAAAGGATCTTGACGGATGCCCCAGGGCTGAACATGTGAATGTGGGGCAATTCATGACGGAGCTGGAGAAAGAATGTATAAATCCTCCTGTGTATAAGGGAGAGCTCTATCTGGAGTTGCATCGCGCTACCCTCACCAACCAGCATAGGATAAAACGCAACAACCGCAAGGCTGAGCTGGCTTTGAGGGATCTGGAATTCCTCACGGTGCGCAAAGCTGTAGCAGAGGGTGCTGTTGCGGAAGATGCAAATATCAGGCCGCTTATGGAAACCCTGCTGGTCAACCAGTTCCATGACATCCTGCCGGGCACATGCATAGCGAAAGCTCATGATCAGTGCTACAGCGAAATGGAGGATTTACTGGAAAAAGCCGGTGAGATGATTGATGATACCGTCAGCACGACCCCTGAAGAAAATGCATTGACAGTGGTAAACACATTGGGCTTCGACAGGGATGAGATAATATATATTGACGGTTTCCAGGGAAAAGTGCCTGTTGATAAGAATCTGATCATCCAGCGCGTACAAAATGTCCATGGAAAGGACCAGCTTTGCATTGCAAATCTTCACCTTCCTTCCATGGGAGCAAGAACCATTGAGTTTGAAGAGGGAGAAATGCCGTCTGATAATGGCGGTTCCGCCTTCACCTACGAAGGCGATGTTCTGACCACGCCTTTTGCCAAGGTCACCTTTGCAGCGGACGGAACTATAGAATCCTTCATAGATACCCGCGTAAACCGTGAGCTTAGGGGAAAAGGGCTGCCTCTTAACACCTTTTTGATGGCAGAGGATGTGCCTTCATCATGGGATAACTGGGATATAGATGCGGACTGCCAGATGAAGTTTAAAGCCTGTGCAAAGCTTGTCAAACGGGAAGTGGTATCTGACGGAAAGGTGCAATTCCGCATCCGCAGTACCTATAAGCTTTCAGAAAAATCCACCATAGTACAGGACATGGTGTTTTACTCCACAACCCCAAGGGTCGATTTTGAAACAATTATAGACTGGAAGGACAAGCACCGTTTCCTCAAAGTGGATTTTGATACCACTATCATGACCAACTTTGCAAGGCATGAAATACAATTCGGACACAGCCTGAAACCGACAACACGCAATAACAGCCTTGAGCAGGCTATGTTTGAAGTGCTGAACCATAAGTTCACCGACCTTTCGGAGACACGCTACGGAGTGGCTCTGCTAAATGACTGCAAGTATGGTATTTCGGTGGAAGGATCGGATATGCGGTTGTCTTTGCATAAAGGCGGATGCAGGCCTGATCCCAGAGGGGATGAGGGCGTGCACGAATGTGTATATTCCTTCCTGCCCCATATTGGAGGTTTCAGTGCCGAAAATGTAGTGCTTCCGGCTTACAGCCTTAATTCCAGGCCAATCGTAAAAGCCGGCAGGGCAGATTTTGAATCCTTTGCCAAAGTGGACAGCAGCAATATCATCATCGAAACGGTTAAATGCTGTGAAGAAAACCAGAGAGCCTTTGTCATGAGGTTATATGAATCCGAAGGCACCTTTACACGCACAAAAGTAACTTTGGACAGAGTGCCTGTGTCTGTTGAAATAACAAACATGCTGGAAGAAACATTGGAATCAATGGACGCTGCTCAGACCTTTGAACTGGTTTTCCGGCCGTTTGAGATTAAGACTATAAAGATTGGTTATTAA
- a CDS encoding TIM-barrel domain-containing protein: MNIVAPGIWKIKFGEPEDYTPVKMVKHEDRLELLSQLPHSDEAPIETDRILYKSTKRGFVLELPLDDCEKIYGFGLQLKSFNQTGRKKHLRTNADPVADTGDTHAPVPFYVSTKGYGVLVDTARYVSFYCGSSRKLRTAKTSKDDANKTVANNVRDLYAVRDMDTAGVMTIEIPHASGVEIYLFAGPDMRTAVQRYNLFSGGGCLPPLWGLGNWYRSYTGADAEDVLALAEKIRAADLPCDVFGVEPGWQSQKYSCSYTWHKENFSAPEEFIGKMRDMHLNINLWEHVFVHPTSPIYDELKQYSGDYEVWNGLVPDLSIQDAKKTFAEYHRKALVEKGIAGFKLDECDSSDYTGGWSFPNCAEFPSGLDGELMHSLLGMFYQDTLLSIYREKNIRTYGQVRSSHALAASFPYVLYSDLYDHKDFIRGLVNSGFSGILWNPEVRQCSSVEDLVRRIQLSVLSPQSCINAWMIPNPPWLQYDYDKNLRGEILENYTEVQDLCRKFLELRMSLIPYLYSSFARYRFEGLPPFRALVMEYPEDENTYGIDDQYMMGDSLMIAPVIAGQMGREVYLPEGDWYYFWSDKKFEGSKTYNINAALDEIPIFVKAGTLLPLAKPVQYVTPDTSFEITVKCYGYNCRNFTLFEDDGTTFDYEKGIYNEVKLSFNTEGGFEAVRTGNYLGIKFKISGFEVVE; encoded by the coding sequence ATGAATATTGTTGCGCCGGGAATATGGAAAATCAAGTTTGGCGAACCGGAAGATTACACACCGGTCAAGATGGTAAAACATGAGGACAGGCTGGAATTATTAAGTCAGCTGCCCCATTCGGACGAAGCTCCGATCGAAACGGATCGGATTCTATATAAATCGACGAAAAGGGGATTTGTGCTTGAGCTTCCTCTGGATGATTGTGAAAAGATATATGGTTTTGGACTGCAGTTGAAATCCTTCAACCAAACGGGAAGGAAAAAACACTTGCGGACAAATGCGGATCCGGTTGCAGACACAGGGGATACCCATGCGCCGGTACCTTTTTATGTATCGACTAAAGGATATGGCGTTCTGGTGGATACGGCCCGTTATGTTTCATTTTATTGCGGAAGCAGCAGGAAGCTAAGAACGGCAAAGACAAGCAAAGATGATGCAAACAAGACCGTTGCGAATAATGTCCGGGATCTGTATGCTGTCCGGGATATGGATACAGCCGGCGTAATGACTATTGAAATCCCACATGCATCGGGAGTAGAGATATATCTTTTTGCCGGCCCCGACATGAGAACCGCAGTACAAAGGTATAACCTTTTTTCCGGAGGCGGATGCCTGCCTCCGCTTTGGGGCCTGGGAAACTGGTACAGGTCATATACCGGAGCGGATGCGGAGGATGTGCTGGCACTCGCTGAAAAAATCAGGGCTGCAGACTTGCCTTGTGATGTGTTTGGCGTAGAGCCAGGCTGGCAGAGTCAAAAATACTCCTGCTCCTATACCTGGCATAAGGAAAATTTCAGCGCGCCGGAGGAATTTATCGGGAAAATGCGGGATATGCATTTAAATATCAATCTTTGGGAACATGTCTTTGTTCATCCGACGTCCCCAATTTATGACGAATTGAAGCAGTATTCAGGGGACTACGAGGTATGGAACGGGCTTGTGCCTGATTTATCCATTCAGGATGCAAAGAAAACATTTGCTGAATACCACAGAAAGGCTTTGGTGGAAAAAGGCATTGCAGGATTCAAGCTGGATGAATGCGACAGTTCCGACTATACCGGAGGATGGTCTTTCCCAAATTGCGCCGAATTTCCTTCAGGCCTGGACGGGGAGTTGATGCATAGCCTTCTTGGTATGTTTTATCAGGATACTTTACTCTCCATATATAGGGAGAAGAATATAAGAACATACGGGCAGGTGCGTTCATCCCACGCGTTGGCGGCATCTTTTCCGTATGTATTATACAGTGATCTTTATGATCATAAGGACTTCATCCGCGGCCTTGTAAATTCCGGGTTCAGCGGGATTTTGTGGAATCCCGAGGTCAGGCAGTGCTCTTCGGTAGAGGATCTTGTCCGACGGATTCAACTGTCCGTATTATCGCCCCAGTCCTGCATTAATGCATGGATGATTCCCAACCCGCCATGGCTTCAATATGATTATGATAAAAATCTAAGGGGAGAGATCCTTGAAAACTATACTGAAGTACAGGATTTATGCCGTAAATTTCTTGAGCTGAGGATGAGCTTGATCCCGTACCTTTATTCCAGCTTCGCCCGATACCGGTTTGAGGGGCTCCCGCCTTTCAGAGCGCTCGTAATGGAATATCCTGAAGATGAAAACACTTACGGTATTGACGACCAATATATGATGGGCGATTCGCTGATGATAGCACCGGTAATTGCCGGGCAAATGGGCAGAGAGGTATACCTACCGGAAGGAGACTGGTATTATTTTTGGTCGGATAAAAAGTTTGAAGGCAGCAAGACTTATAATATCAATGCAGCATTGGATGAGATTCCAATTTTTGTTAAGGCCGGCACGCTGCTGCCATTGGCAAAGCCTGTCCAGTATGTGACTCCGGATACGTCGTTTGAAATAACAGTAAAATGTTATGGGTACAATTGCAGGAATTTTACTTTGTTCGAGGATGATGGGACAACCTTTGATTATGAAAAGGGTATCTATAATGAAGTTAAGTTGAGCTTTAATACGGAAGGCGGATTTGAAGCGGTCAGAACCGGCAATTATCTCGGCATCAAATTTAAGATATCCGGATTTGAAGTGGTTGAATAA
- a CDS encoding class I SAM-dependent methyltransferase, whose protein sequence is MPPIDKFFVRNRLDMEKIEIIKTYYESNMGKGLPEYGILGWESAEAQRLRFEALVSSVNLQGKRLLDVGCGTGNLYEYIREKGINIEYTGVDLLQSMIDIAKSKKLDAEFQCVDIFKNNPFEENSFDIVYSSGIFNLNLGNNKEFLTKAIRLFVSLAKETVAFNLLDIASPDREDPYFYFDPDEVPKIIEKATDKIAKINIVKQYLQNDFTVICHKNPK, encoded by the coding sequence ATGCCACCCATTGATAAATTCTTTGTGAGGAATAGGCTGGACATGGAGAAAATAGAGATAATCAAAACATATTATGAATCAAACATGGGAAAAGGTTTGCCTGAGTATGGCATACTTGGGTGGGAAAGTGCAGAGGCTCAGCGTTTGAGGTTTGAAGCGCTGGTATCTTCCGTAAACCTGCAGGGGAAAAGATTGCTGGATGTCGGCTGCGGCACAGGCAATCTTTACGAATATATCAGAGAAAAGGGCATCAATATCGAATATACGGGAGTCGACTTGCTCCAGAGCATGATCGATATCGCCAAAAGCAAAAAACTGGATGCGGAATTTCAGTGCGTGGATATATTCAAAAACAACCCCTTTGAGGAAAATTCTTTTGATATCGTATATTCCTCAGGGATTTTCAACCTGAATCTGGGTAACAATAAGGAATTTTTGACAAAAGCGATACGGCTGTTCGTCAGTCTTGCAAAGGAGACGGTGGCTTTCAATCTGCTGGATATCGCCTCTCCGGACAGGGAAGACCCGTACTTTTATTTTGACCCCGATGAAGTGCCGAAAATAATAGAAAAGGCTACGGACAAAATCGCCAAAATCAACATCGTAAAACAGTATCTCCAAAATGATTTTACGGTGATATGCCATAAAAATCCGAAATGA
- a CDS encoding FAD-dependent oxidoreductase → MNLKEKHFLNKPPRSYWMASTESQDYPALDRDINVDVLIVGGGLTGITCAYFLQKEGMRVAILEADRIAQGTTGHTTAKITSQHDIIYSKIKNQLGDELAKQYADANETAIREIKKLIDDNKIDCEYIPQSAFIYTQQDEYVQKIEDETEAASSLGIKASYEDNIPLPIPVKAAVRFHDQAQFHPLKYVRSLADIIHKNGVAIFEQSRAVALDEGSNYTITTDQGNKVVAKKVIIASHYPFYNKHGMYFARIYPERSYVLAIKAKEKYPGGMYINAEDPARSLRHQSSGEGELVLVGGEHHKTGQSKDTVKHYEALLGFAKDVFTVEDIPYRWSTQDCMTLDGLPYVGHYASDTPNLYIATGFGKWGMTNSMASAMILRDLIVKGESPWQDVYNPSRKTIAASAKNFVVENLNVAEKLIEGKLSTPPEDVEIKPGEAKTILIDGERTGAYRDEQGTLHLVNTTCTHMGCELNWNSAEKTWDCPCHGSRFSYEGDIIEGPAVKKLSKNNNVNTIGKLFTEDF, encoded by the coding sequence ATGAACTTAAAGGAAAAGCACTTTTTGAACAAACCGCCCCGGTCCTACTGGATGGCTTCAACAGAGAGCCAGGATTATCCGGCGCTGGACAGAGATATAAACGTGGATGTCCTGATAGTTGGAGGAGGATTAACGGGCATAACCTGCGCATATTTTCTGCAAAAAGAAGGCATGAGAGTTGCCATTCTCGAAGCCGACCGCATTGCCCAGGGCACTACAGGACATACCACCGCGAAGATTACTTCCCAGCATGATATCATCTACAGCAAAATTAAAAATCAGCTGGGGGACGAGCTGGCAAAGCAGTACGCCGACGCCAATGAGACTGCCATCCGGGAGATAAAAAAGCTCATTGATGATAACAAGATAGATTGCGAATATATCCCGCAGTCGGCATTCATATACACCCAGCAGGATGAGTACGTGCAAAAGATTGAAGATGAGACGGAAGCCGCCTCAAGCCTCGGGATAAAAGCATCCTATGAAGACAACATACCTTTGCCCATACCCGTCAAAGCAGCGGTGCGTTTCCATGACCAGGCCCAGTTCCACCCTTTGAAGTATGTACGGAGCCTGGCGGACATCATCCATAAAAACGGAGTGGCTATTTTTGAGCAAAGCCGGGCAGTGGCTTTGGATGAAGGCAGCAATTATACCATAACGACCGATCAGGGAAATAAGGTGGTTGCCAAAAAAGTTATAATAGCTTCCCATTATCCCTTCTATAACAAACATGGAATGTATTTTGCAAGGATTTATCCTGAAAGGTCTTATGTGCTTGCCATCAAGGCAAAAGAAAAATATCCCGGCGGAATGTATATAAATGCAGAAGATCCGGCCCGATCCCTCCGGCATCAGAGCTCGGGAGAAGGCGAACTCGTGCTGGTGGGAGGAGAGCACCATAAAACCGGGCAAAGCAAAGATACCGTAAAGCATTATGAAGCTTTGCTGGGCTTCGCCAAAGATGTGTTTACAGTGGAAGACATCCCCTACCGCTGGTCCACCCAGGACTGCATGACCCTTGACGGATTGCCCTATGTAGGTCACTATGCTTCCGACACCCCCAACCTGTATATTGCCACCGGTTTTGGAAAATGGGGCATGACCAACAGCATGGCTTCCGCAATGATTCTGAGGGATTTAATCGTCAAAGGAGAAAGCCCATGGCAGGATGTGTATAATCCTTCCCGCAAAACTATAGCAGCCTCAGCCAAAAATTTCGTGGTGGAAAACCTTAATGTGGCCGAGAAGCTCATTGAAGGAAAGCTTTCCACTCCCCCCGAGGATGTGGAAATTAAGCCCGGAGAGGCAAAAACAATACTGATTGACGGTGAAAGAACCGGAGCATACAGGGATGAACAGGGCACTCTCCACCTGGTGAACACAACCTGCACGCATATGGGGTGTGAACTCAACTGGAACTCAGCTGAAAAAACCTGGGACTGTCCCTGCCACGGTTCAAGATTTTCGTACGAAGGGGATATAATTGAAGGCCCGGCGGTTAAAAAGCTTAGTAAAAACAATAATGTAAATACCATCGGGAAATTGTTCACGGAAGATTTTTAA